The Neoasaia chiangmaiensis sequence CGAATGTCGATCTTGCGGGCGTTGCGCTGCCAGTAAGCGCCCGCATTGGAAAAAGATCGTTCAGCGACGCCATGGTCTTCACGCATAGGGGGCTTTCCGGGCCGGCGATTCTACAGATATCGTCGTATCGTCGAGACGATGCCGAGCCATTGGAACTGGATTTGCTCCCCGGTACAGATGCAGAAGCGACCCTGCTCGACATAAAAAGACAGCGTCCGCGTGCCGAACCGTCTGCCTTGCTGGCCGCCCTGCCACAGAGGCTTGCGCGCGCACTGGTCGATACGGCGTGGGGACGCGATATGCGATGCGATCTGGTCAACCTGCCTGATCGGCAGATCAAGGCTTTGGCGACACGTGTCGCCCGATGGCGCCCGACGCTGAGTGGGACCGAGGGCTACGCAAAGGCCGAGGTCATGCGCGGTGGAATCGATACACGCCATCTCTCGTCTCAAACGATGAGCGCACGCCATGTGCCGGGATTGTTTGCTATCGGAGAAGCGGTGGATGTTACCGGCTGGCTGGGGGGCTACAATTTCCAATGGGCCTGGTCGAGCGGCTACGTTGCGGGCATCTCTGCGGCAATGTCGTAGCGGGGGAACCCGAAGGGTGGCGCGAGAGTTAGCCACAGGAACCGGGCACGATGATCCGGAAGGGAAGAAGAATGACAGAAAAACCAGTATCCTCATTCGAGGCTCCGGTTATCAATTCCGCTTTCGAAGCCGTGCTGAATTCGGATCATGTTTCCCAGCGGACACGGGATATCATGTCCCGAAGGGCACAGCCGGACGATCCTGCCTATGCGCCGGTCCATATGTCGCGCGACGCACTGACATTATTGCGCGCGTTGCTTGAGCGGGTTCTTCCGCAGGCGCCAATTCTGGACGCATCGCGGATCGATATCGCGGCGCGGATCGACCAGCGTCTCGGTCAGCCGGGCGATGGATGGCGTTTTGCCGCCCTGCCGCCGGACC is a genomic window containing:
- a CDS encoding BaiN/RdsA family NAD(P)/FAD-dependent oxidoreductase, with translation MIFDIAVLGGGAAGLMAAATAGARGARVIVLDHAAEIGRKILISGGGRCNFTHLDTRPENFLSENRHFARSALARYTPRNFLAMVERHRIAWHEKTPGQLFCDNSARQIVEMLLSECKAAGVEFHLNANIGDVSKGDTFRVALDHDEVRASRIILATGGLAIPKLGATDLSLRIAKRFGLDIVPPTPALVPLTLAAPNVDLAGVALPVSARIGKRSFSDAMVFTHRGLSGPAILQISSYRRDDAEPLELDLLPGTDAEATLLDIKRQRPRAEPSALLAALPQRLARALVDTAWGRDMRCDLVNLPDRQIKALATRVARWRPTLSGTEGYAKAEVMRGGIDTRHLSSQTMSARHVPGLFAIGEAVDVTGWLGGYNFQWAWSSGYVAGISAAMS